CAACCACCATTCTTCCTTCATTAGCTAAGCACAAGAAAGAGAAGGGTCAACCAACCCTCATTATCTCAACAATTCTAATCCTCATtgttactttattattattattattattattattattatttaaatattatttcagGATGGATTAGGAGTTGGTCAGCTTCTATGACAACTATTAATAGgtcttagaaattttttttatttttttatccaaaaagAAAAACTGTGCACAAAATCCATGAGACAGCTTCTGACTGCACCATTCCGTGGGCCTCGCGGATCCGGCGAAGCAGGAAGCCACCACGAAAAGGACTAGACCAGCAGCAATAATGGCCGTCACCGACCAGACCACAACCAGACACGAGGATCCCAAGGCCTTCCTTCCCACATGCAGCCCCCACGGCGCTGCAAAAAGGAGTGGAACAGAATCCCCACCCCCCCACCACGCCCAGCGCCGTGCGGGTGCGAGGGAGCGGGCCCCGGCCGCCGAAGGCCTACCGGAGATGTGGTGGGTCCGGCGACGTGGTGCGCGCCGAGGCCGAGCACATGGGCGGTAGGTTCGAGGCATCATGTGACGCCATGTTCTCTCgctgctgctgccgttgccgtTGCTGTTGCTGCCACGGGCCTCGACCCGTCTCCTTGGGCTTTATTCTGGCTGCGCAGGCGCCCCCTGAGAAATCATGTGGGCGGGCGGCTTTCGTGGCCTCTGCGGTGCATGTGGAAGGGCGGGGATTGGGTAGGCGTCGAGGATGGTACACGCCGTGAACTGTAGCAGTGGGAAGCGAGGGTTCCCGGGTTTGGTAGCGCGACCGGGACAAAAGTGTTCGACCGGCTTACTTTTGGGATCATGTGGGAGATGTCATAGCGGTCACATGGTGTGATTGAGAGCGGAAAGTAGGAGGAGCACTACAAGCGGTGACAGAGGATGTCACGGTAGACGGgggccccccccccctctctctcctaTAGCATTCTtcctgaatgaatgaatgaatgaacatCCACTGTGCCCCGAAAAATACTTGTTAATATGATGCTAAAACAGTGAAGGCAACATAATGTTTTTTTTCCTTGGAAATCCACTGTAAACCTTCTCTGCTTTGTTGTCTCGATTGGACCCCCGTGTAATCTTCAGACCTAACACCAACAGGAGTGAAAGCCAAGCACCGGCAACCACCAGCTGAGCCAAGCCACGCCCGCTCTCCCCAGCAAAAGCCGAGACAAACCACATTAATCTGCCGCAACATGCTCCCCGCAGAAACTATTCACACAAACCCCAGAAAACAATTGCAATCACCTcagacccctctctctctctctctctctctctctctctctctcctcgctgGTATTTGACATTTCCTTCGAGAATTAGACCCCCAACATTCTTAAATGTTatgttccatctctctctctctctctctctctctctctctctctcttcaacatatatatacatatatagatatatatagtgCTCATCTCTCTCCCTGCTCCTCAACAACACACCTACCGTCCCATGGACAAGAAGCACGACCACCGCGCGATGTTCTCGCCCGAGCGCGGCCACGACGGCCTCGTGGAGAGGAGCAGGCGGATAAAGATGGCGGCCGAGATGGGCCTCGCCCGGTCCTCCCGTGGCCGCCACTGGAGCCGAGCCCTCCACCGCCGCCTCATCCGGAGGAAAGGAGCGACGAGCGGCGGCTCATGCGGGTGCAAGGACGAGGCGTTGACCTCCTCCAAGGCGGTCGAGGAGCTTGGGGTGGGAGAGAACGAGGACGACGCTGTGGAGGTCGACGCCCGGGTTCACGCTCTGCAGAGGCTGGTCCCCGGCGGCGAGGAGCTGAGCGTGGAGCGGCTGTTCGAGGAGACGGCCGACTACATCGAGGCGCTGCAGGGGCAGGTGAGTGCCATGAGGGCGCTTGCgtgcttgcttgatgagttggagCGGGACAAGAGGGTGGTGATGGGTGGGTGATGCAATGCATGGTACTCTCGGATATGTATCTTTGGATtgtcttctctctttcttcttttccctttttttttttttttctttttctttttatgatgtAAGAACACTGAAGAGAGATTTGGAGAAAAAATAATTCTTAGTTTTTCCTTTGCACTTTATGTTAATTTCTTGGGTTATGACTTTTGCCATATAACAATCTCAATTTTAACATTATCATTCTGATGCTTAATAAATGAGTGATATGTAGATCTGACCTCTTTTATCTTTTAAGTGGATTTGTGAAGGAGTATTAGGAGGTCAAAAACAAAACAACACTAGTACGAAAGACATCAATATCAACCGAATGAACAGTGTAGAACAACACAACCAAGATTTGCCTCCTCCTCAATCAAACAACAAATGTGAGTGAGTGATTATTGGCAAAGTGTCTTCTCTCGATGATCCATTTCTCCATTTTCTATGATTGTTTTGGGATGAATCaatcaatttcttcttcttcttcttcttcttctttttttatatataattttttttcgagCTATACAAATTTGCTTCAAGTATATGGGTTTCTTCACATAAAACGCAATTAATGATAGCTTCAGAACACACATGGATTCAATTAATCAAGATAATAATAGCATCATCGTCGATACAGTACATAATAATACCGTATAAATACACATTCAAGTAAGACGAGAATACTGCATGAAATGTGTCCCCAATTCCATTTTAGCTACCAAATTAAACCACGTGTCGTGTATTTGTACCCAAGTACGCGGCGTAGGTCGCTAATTCGGAATCGAACCATCGTTATAACCGACTCCtccctccatctctctctctcgcctctcctctcttcctctcatCGCAAGAAACCCCAATGCCCGACGCCTCTTCCCTCCCATCGCAAGAAACCCCCGGCATAATGGTATGTTTGAAAGACTTCGATTCTGTCTTCTTTGTCATCTTTCTTGATGTTCTTCAGTGTTTGTTCATTGGGAATATCTCGCTGTTGATGTTAACGAAGTTGTGGTCGCGGAAGCCGTGATTTAAGCGCGGAGGAGATGAGATCCTGGGGGTGGGGGGGGGACGATGCAGAACACGAGCAGGCGGCGGGGATACCTTTCTCTATCGTCGCTGTGGTCGGCGTTACCGGGCTTGTGATTCGTGGGCCGGATGTGGTTTATTTCTCCCTCGCCCCTTTGTTTCTGAGTCCGATCCGTGTGGATAAGTGTGCCGGCCAGGAAGCGCGGTGGGGGGCGAAGAGGTTCTTGGATTTCTTGGAGTTTGAAGCAGAAAATGCTGCAAGATCATCGAAAGACGGTCAGGGTTTCTTCATGTGACTGCCGTTGCCGATAATTTCTTTCTCTGGTTGAAGTTGGTTGTTGCGGTAAGTGGGCATGAAATGCTATAAATTGATGATAGGGTTCTGTTCTCATTTTTAGTGGTAATTCTAGTGGATTTCTATAGCTTTCTTTGAAATGAAAATAACCATAAAGTAAAAGGTGTAGTTCCTTGCATTCAGAACTGGTCCAAGAGTTTTGATCCGATGTGCTCCATCTTCGTTGTTGTAATGTGATAGTCCTTATCGTTGCTCAAGTTACAAGCCAAGTATGCGTGATCTGCAATCAAGCGCTTGCATGAATTTTGTATGGCAGCTACTTGTCTGCAATTTTCTCTtttccttactgctttctgttCTCCATGCTTGGGAGTTCATTTGGATTTTCTTACATTTGAATGGATTCTTTGGTAATAAATTCTTGTTGACTAGTTTCTCATATTCTGATTTAGTAGTCCAATTCATGAAAATGAAGTGATCCTGGTTTTCATAGCATTACTACATGTCCTTGGGATGGTCCCATGCTGTTCTCTGTGGAGTAGCAATGAAGTCTTTCTACTAAAAAGCGTAACTATAGGCTATTTATTACCTCTATGCCACACGCAAACCCCACTGCTGGACAACTGAATTTTCACTCGTGATTTGGATGGAACTTCTTATTCCAACTTCAATTCATGAAGAAAAGGCTTATGTAAGTACGCATGTAATTCTTTGAAGTATCTATATACCCATGCAAATATGTCAATGTCCATGTTAATTTGTGTATCTTTTATATAAAAGAGTTGAATTGCCTGTGTGAAACAATATATGACTAGCATTGTAAGGAATATCAAATAGCTGACTAGCTCTGCGAGGTCAAGAAGTAAAAGTTGATATTTGAGAATCAAGGCAAATTCTTGAAATTTCTTTAGATTTGCAAAAGATGATGTAAGCAAATGATTTGCCAGTCAACATGCCGCACAATTTTTTGGATATTGACTGTTTCTCAAATACGATATGCTTGGCCATATTACACCTTCGGCAGCTGTTTCTGTCATATTTATCACTTTTCAGAGATATAATTCAATTAGAATATAACTTTGATGCATTTGCAAAGTTGAAACAAGTGATATGTAGCGGCAGTAACAGCTGACTGGATATTGCAGATAATTTTTGGTTTGTCTGACTCATtgcaattgattattatttttcagaATTCACCAGCACTGCACTTTTCCAGGATATATGGAGATGCCAATAGACATAAAATTTAGGAGGTTATTGGGAAAAGCAATTTACTACAGAGTTATTTGTTCGGCGGTTGATGGTTGATACTCTTACTGGAAAGACTGTGATGATTGAGAAGATATAAATTAAGGTGGTTATTCGAAAAAGGAAGTTACGGAGTTGTTTAGTCAGAGCATTTGACAGTAGATGAAAGAAAGTTAAGTTACGATGAAGAAGATATGTGGGATCAAGCTTCTCTTTGTTGTGAGACATCCGGATACTCTAAAGATCAAGAACAATCATGTTGCCTCCATCAAGGAGGggattgaaaaatatttttgagcTCATGGAGACAGATCTTCACCAAATTTATCAAGGCTAATGATGCTGACAGGAGAAAATATTCCTTCTTTTTTACCTATACCAATGGCTGCACACGTTAAAGTATATCTATAAAGGTCAGATCATATTTTCCGGTGATATGTTGCCAGGATCATGTGATTTAAACCAGCCATTAGCTTTAGTTTTTCTCTGACTTaggaaaattataattttttttaatgtatattGCTTACTGCTTTTTGACTAACTTGTTGTGGTTGCAACTGATTTTCTTAAAACTAGAGAAGTTTGTCGACAATTTGGTATTAGAACTCATAGCGTCTTGGAGTTTGGATGGTTCTCTTCTTTAAGTTCCCATCTTGGATTGGTTAGAAACTGAATTCGTGATCTGCATCCTCTTGAATAGGTCAATTTACTAGGtcttcttttttggtttttaGGAAACAAATATTATTGCAGCTTTGTTGTTTAAATTTCCTGTCTTATCCGAGTAAACCTTTTGATGCTTCCTCTGATCTTTCTTCAACAAGAGCTTGAAAAGCATTGTGTAATTCACATTGTGTCGATTCACTTTCTTAGGAAGTAACAACCCATGTCATTCGCTGACGTTCCTAATGCTGATCCTTTTGTACTGGAACTCATGGAGAACTTGTTGGCCTTTTGATCCCAAAGGATGGGTAATTAATTGGCTGAAGAGGGTATGTTAAATCATGTCtgtttttattttgtttgttggTTCTTAATTTTTTGTGTGGAAATTTTGAAGAGATACAGATTTGTTGCTTTTCAATATCTGTTACCCTCTATAATTACTATTCACGTGGTAGTCTCTCCATACTTGATTGTGATCGTTTATCCTTTTTTTACATATGTTTGACCTTTTTTGAATAAGATCGATGTTTGACATACTGATACGCTCAAccatttaaagattttttttttctctttattcttTACATTTATGTTTGGTTGAAGTGTGAAGAATATTTTCGGTGAAATGGGTATGATAAGCTGCTTACCAATGCTGCAGATATTATCTGtacattttaaataaaaatctTTAGATCAAAGTATAATTTCATATTCCAAGGCATCATCATTTTTCACTCCCCGCCCACAAAACATTACGCCACCAGATGGGAGGCAGTGAAAGGGGAAGGACAACGCTACTACTGTTAAACAAGTGAGATGGTTTATTTTTCAATGCAAAACAACCAGTGTTGATGGTAAGGATATACAAACAACAGCCTTTGGATTTGGTTTTGGTTACAATCATCATCTCAAAGTAagtgaataaaataaaataaaataaaaactaacTATTCACAGGTATGGTTACCTTTTTGAGGATGAATCTCCAAGTTTACAGGAACCAATATACTAGTACTATAGCGATGATATCTCAACAAaacaactgctgctgctgctgctgctgctgctgttgctctcCTCCCTAGTGCCGAATTTCTGTGCAATAATGGGACGGACATCTTCCGCACCGACCAGCGTCTCAAGGAAGGGGAGTATTTGAACCAAAGCATGGTCTGATGGGTCATCAAACCAACTCTCAATTGGTATGCCGTTGTTAACATGCAAATGGAAAACCTGAAAAATAAGGGGAGAGAAAAAGGGGAACCAATCAccccttttgttaaaaatattatgTGATTTTATCCTACTGTGAAAGAACCAGCAATAAATATTCAACTACCTACAGTGTTAAAAACCGAAATCTAAAGGCACAACCTAATCAAGTATTGATACCTGTGGAGAATTGTCAATTATTGCCACTTTTGCAAGGTCAATCCCCAAAATACCAAGGTCCTTGGTGCAGCTACCTTCTGAGAATATGCACGATTCCCGATACATACGCTTGGAAATTATCTTGTGGTCTGGATCCAGCATGTCAAGTAACTGCGCAGCATATACGCTTTGACTAGCCGTAAAAATAACAATTTCAAACATTTGAGCGACTCTCTCAAGGAACATTTGTAGAAAAGGCCTCCGTCTTACATATACAGTATGAGTTTGCACGTCCAAGATAATAGGAAAGGCGAAATCAGCACCATCACAAGGCTCCAGTGTAGAGTGGACAAGAGTTTCTGCAGACACACGAGACGGGATTAGTTTCAAAACGTTCACAGGAAACAAGACAACTAGATAAGAtcaggtaaataaataaataaaaagttataATGAGAATGGGAACAATGGAACGAAACAAAAATAACATCCATATAAAATGTCCAAAGAGAAAAAAATGCAACAGATGTTGACTAAACTTACCATCTAAATCAAGCACAAGAGTTATGGGCTTCCTTTGTTGTGTTTCCTTCGGCGATAGAGTAGGACAACTAGATGAAACTGCCTGCGGGAAATCAGGTGAGGTTCTGGACAGTAACTGTTGATTAAACCACTCTGATACTTGCAAATCATCAGACGGGCAATTTACGTCAACTTCTTGATGAGTAGCTAAGTAGAAGCATGCATCATTCGAGTTCGTCATGGTTCCTTGATTTGAATCACTATCAAGAACATCACTGGTTTCCATCGTCCTCTCAAGGAATGGCGGCATCATGCATTTCTCTGCCGCGTCAATCAGTATGCCACAATTACTATACTCATAATGAGTACAAAACACATCTGAAAGATCTATGCTACCATCAAAAGGTAACCAAGAAACACTCTCTGAGGGGAATTTCAATAATGTGCAAGCTTGATAATCTGTGAAGCCACGGTTTTCATCCTCTCCTTCATCCGCAACCAGATTAGGCAAATTAGCACTTCCATGATTAACTGAAAATAAGGGAAAATTGGTGTTTATTGCATTAACTCAGAAAAGGAATTTTCTACTTATGTCGAGAAAAGTTTCACTAATTTTTTATCAGTACATCATGTGTTATATTAAACTAAAAGGCAAGGCAAATAGAATAATTTTCAAGGTCCAGTACCTTCGTCAAAGATATTAGTTGGCTTCAAAAGAGAATCGCCATGCTCAAATTTGGTTGAGAATATTGTTTCTAACTCGTGTGGTATAGTGGCTGACGGTGAACCCTTCAGCAGCAAGCGAAATAGTCAcaggaaaatataaaaataaattaatctacAAATACACGACAATTGGAAAACAAGCATTTCAACCAGAAATTTAAATATTAACATAAAACAAACATAGTCATTCAACATCATAACTTCAATGACCAAATACAGAAACAATTATGCCAACGGTGAACAATCCCCATGAGCCCTCATAGAAGTCCACATGCAACTGCCGTCTACTTGACAGCACTGGACAAGAGCCATTTGACCCACTCTTCATCCTTAAAATTTGACAATAACTGCACCTGCATCACTTGAACCTATGACAAGTATATGATCTCACCATATATACATGAAAATTCCAAAGTAATGCCTTAACGacattattatattttagcgcacAATATTTATGAGAAGTTTGCATGTTTCCCATATCTTATTCTTCTTTGTTTCTCATGTATAGCTGAAGTGTATATCTTTGACAACTATGATCCTACATCATTGTGTGATACAATCTTCAAACCGTTCATCTCCTAATCCATGTCTACCTACCACAGAAACATTAAACATAGCAAATTGCCATTTAGTTTTACTATTATTAAACATAAACAAGTGAATATGTCCAGCAAGATCTTCCTGGAAACAGGAAACATTTGCCGGTACCACATTTCCTCCTCAGCTTGATCAGCATGAGGTCCATTTAATAGCTAGGAATGGATTATATTGAAAATTAGGGCCAGTTTGATAATTACCTGGTGGATCAGGTGGGAAAATCCCTAAAATTGGCACAAATTAGATAAGTATGGATCTTTCTCCGGTGCCTCAAAAGGGAAAAAGACACAGGAAGGGTGTAGCTTTATCGTTAGACCTCCTAATGGCTCTCTGTTATTTGCAGCCACTTCACTAGGGAAATTCTAACCGGTGCCCCGAAAGAGGAATCAACATGGGTTGTAAACAATGAGGCCCAAAATATTTGTTGAAAATGAATAGAAGAATTttgtcattttgcatttttatgttAAATACTTCTATTGACAACAGGACTACATAATTCTGAGAGAAGCTAACTGGTGGTTGATTGGCTGGCTGATCATGGGCTGATGTTTGGGTCTTTATTTTTGGTCTTACTCAGTATAGCATGAGTTAGCCTTAACTGAATAACTTTATTTTATAAACATATAAAAATAAGAACATAAGAACATAGCTTATTCAGACACCTATATTAAATTCCAAGAAATTTCAATGTTTTCTGAAATTTAAACCCCTATCCAAGAAAACCCATCCCCATCAATGGTCACGTCCATATGTCACCTCTTAGTGGTTTCCAGGATATTTCATTAGCACCCTTGAAGGTTAAAAGTTAAAAACTAATGAAAATTTTGGATTTATCCTTAGAAGAAGGATATGTGATTATGATATTCCTCCAAActttaaaaatatcataattcaTAAATATCCTTCTCAGGGGTATATATAAAAGAATttgactcaaaaaattataatatgccACTGAACCCTTGTATATAATGACAATAAGTGTAACAttagaaaaatctaaaaataggGTCTTCTGCATGGGCACACACAGTTCTGCCTCTGATTTGTTGCAATATAACACTTCATCGTATTTTCCCAATTGAACAAATAACCTAATCACCTCATGCTTGTGCTCTATTTGCTCAAACAAAAATATAGCCATTCGGTCATTCCAATCTCGTCCTTTTGTCtcggtgatttaaaaagcgctaggcgccaaggtccaaaaacacccGAGATGCTAGGCGTTCGTCCGAACGAAACGatgtgctaaaatataaaaatatacaatataattaataaatataattatttaaattaaaatataatattaaattaaaaaaaatcttgtaaaattacaatatcacattaacaaaaagtctcaaaattaaaaacaataatttctaataaataaaaataatgttactagtat
Above is a genomic segment from Musa acuminata AAA Group cultivar baxijiao chromosome BXJ3-4, Cavendish_Baxijiao_AAA, whole genome shotgun sequence containing:
- the LOC135635017 gene encoding transcription factor PAR2-like, encoding MDKKHDHRAMFSPERGHDGLVERSRRIKMAAEMGLARSSRGRHWSRALHRRLIRRKGATSGGSCGCKDEALTSSKAVEELGVGENEDDAVEVDARVHALQRLVPGGEELSVERLFEETADYIEALQGQVSAMRALACLLDELERDKRVVMGG
- the LOC135637115 gene encoding uncharacterized protein LOC135637115 isoform X2; translated protein: MAALRMKRKSNKGRVRLCSARARYKFIKTSQSSASQGKTELNTSIQFHQDGCLSSVVPSGYLLSAVRSDTEQSGSNVVVTGFNETSTKLWNLLSSDLLPVGRQGSPSATIPHELETIFSTKFEHGDSLLKPTNIFDEVNHGSANLPNLVADEGEDENRGFTDYQACTLLKFPSESVSWLPFDEKCMMPPFLERTMETSDVLDSDSNQGTMTNSNDACFYLATHQEVDVNCPSDDLQVSEWFNQQLLSRTSPDFPQAVSSSCPTLSPKETQQRKPITLVLDLDETLVHSTLEPCDGADFAFPIILDVQTHTVYVRRRPFLQMFLERVAQMFEIVIFTASQSVYAAQLLDMLDPDHKIISKRMYRESCIFSEGSCTKDLGILGIDLAKVAIIDNSPQVFHLHVNNGIPIESWFDDPSDHALVQILPFLETLVGAEDVRPIIAQKFGTREESNSSSSSSSSSCFVEISSL
- the LOC135637115 gene encoding uncharacterized protein LOC135637115 isoform X1, whose protein sequence is MAALRMKRKSNKGRVRLCSARARYKFIKTSQSSASQGKTELNTSIQFHQDGCLSSVVPSGYLLSAVRSDTEQSGSNVVVTGFNETSTKLWNLLSSDLLPVGRQGSPSATIPHELETIFSTKFEHGDSLLKPTNIFDEVNHGSANLPNLVADEGEDENRGFTDYQACTLLKFPSESVSWLPFDGSIDLSDVFCTHYEYSNCGILIDAAEKCMMPPFLERTMETSDVLDSDSNQGTMTNSNDACFYLATHQEVDVNCPSDDLQVSEWFNQQLLSRTSPDFPQAVSSSCPTLSPKETQQRKPITLVLDLDETLVHSTLEPCDGADFAFPIILDVQTHTVYVRRRPFLQMFLERVAQMFEIVIFTASQSVYAAQLLDMLDPDHKIISKRMYRESCIFSEGSCTKDLGILGIDLAKVAIIDNSPQVFHLHVNNGIPIESWFDDPSDHALVQILPFLETLVGAEDVRPIIAQKFGTREESNSSSSSSSSSCFVEISSL